A window of Epinephelus fuscoguttatus linkage group LG24, E.fuscoguttatus.final_Chr_v1 contains these coding sequences:
- the LOC125885221 gene encoding OX-2 membrane glycoprotein-like, translating into MGGPALPLCLLLWIVGADVSRTQGQVIAPASLNAEVGRSLLLGCNITMEAGNTVRQVRWLNRHKKVVLAYKQSQPIRISHQGPNVELTASNNDASYITIKRVQPDDEGCYLCIFDVYPTGSLEGRTCISVTGKVRLEGNKTAVSGKPATLSCWYSLPEKVKQVLWRKTAEQGDTTKVAAFAKGGHQSIEEQYKGRVTLSQTLGDTQLTIQAVRTEDEACYTCEFHTYPDGTRSDIACLSVYVLPKPEVSHVTSSSGVTEANCTAQSRPAAEIMWNIGGENRTLGPPISTSYEQGDGTTVVTSTLVFQSGLLSDLSVKCIVHHPGLEKPLTLSLNKNVGPAMVILLSVCGVAAVLLLCLCVCLCKCFICTDD; encoded by the exons ATGGGTGGACCTGCCCTGCCCCTGTGTCTGCTGCTCTGGATAGTAGGAGCGGATGTTTCCAGGACGCAAG GTCAGGTCATAGCTCCGGCCAGTCTCAATGCAGAGGTGGGTCGTTCCCTGCTGCTCGGCTGCAACATCACCATGGAAGCAGGCAACACAGTCCGGCAAGTGCGCTGGCTCAACAGGCACAAGAAGGTTGTCCTGGCGTACAAGCAAAGCCAGCCAATCCGCATCAGCCATCAAGGACCCAACGTGGAGCTCACCGCCTCCAACAACGATGCCAGCTACATCACCATCAAGAGGGTGCAGCCTGATGACGAGGGCTGCTACCTTTGCATCTTTGATGTTTACCCCACAGGCTCGCTGGAAGGCAGGACGTGCATCAGCGTCACTG GTAAAGTGCGCCTGGAGGGCAACAAGACAGCCGTGAGCGGGAAGCCGGCCACCCTGTCCTGCTGGTACAGCCTCCCCGAGAAGGTCAAACAGGTGCTGTGGAGGAAGACGGCTGAGCAGGGTGACACCACCAAGGTGGCCGCCTTCGCCAAGGGCGGCCACCAGTCCATAGAGGAGCAGTACAAAGGTCGGGTGACCTTGAGCCAAACGCTGGGCGACACTCAGCTGACCATTCAGGCGGTCAGGACGGAGGACGAGGCCTGCTACACCTGCGAGTTTCACACGTACCCAGATGGCACCAGAAGTGACATCGCCTGCCTCTCTGTTTATG TTTTACCCAAACCAGAGGTGAGCCATGTGACCTCGTCCTCAGGAGTCACTGAGGCAAACTGCACCGCCCAGTCCCGACCTGCAGCAGAGATCATGTGGAACATTGGCGGGGAGAACCGAACACTCGGACCGCCCATTTCAACCTCTTACGAGCAGGGTGATGGCACAACCGTAGTGACAAGTACGCTGGTATTCCAATCGGGGCTGCTCAGTGACCTGTCTGTCAAGTGCATTGTGCACCACCCGGGTCTGGAGAAACCTCTGACACTGTCCCTCAACAAAAACG TGGGTCCGGCCATGGTCATCCTCCTTTCAGTGTGCGGTGTGGCAGCGgtcctcctcctgtgtctctgtgtttgtctctgcaaGTGCTTCATCTGCACTGACG
- the LOC125885219 gene encoding OX-2 membrane glycoprotein-like isoform X3, with the protein MVHRAVILLFYLLGFLQKGLAAVIETQQTVMAAVGEDALLNCQLMQPKDVVQVTWQKILPDKEQNVATYTKYFGQRVNPGFRDKMKFKYAGLQNSSIVINNVTEEDEGCYHCLFNSYPDGALTGSTCLQLYELHEPVLHVRESNSPEEAVVSCSATGRPAPTVTLTVPHYNSTSVTNTNATVTVTATAVLPRLHGNSTQVGCAVRVLSGPQIEVFTMIPEVTLSSADDVTLITVLVVVSCVCVAAAVIIIILLIRKHQKSVSHRDCEENRTPQKTTERTESKTPLMNGENNVRQRTSPEKNKENGSPKESSLIAGCQRQLFLP; encoded by the exons ATGGTGCACCGAGCAGTCATCCTTCTCTTTTATTTGTTGGGATTCCTTCAGAAAG GTCTAGCAGCTGTGATAGAGACTCAGCAGACTGTGATGGCAGCAGTGGGAGAAGACGCTCTTTTAAACTGTCAGCTGATGCAACCTAAAGATGTTGTTCAAGTCACATGGCAGAAAATTTTACCTGACAAGGAGCAGAATGTCGCTACTTACACCAAATACTTTGGTCAGAGAGTGAACCCTGGTTTTAGAGATAAAATGAAGTTTAAATATGCTGGACTGCAGAACAGCTCCATAGTTATTAATAATGTGACGGAGGAAGATGAAGGATGCTATCACTGTTTGTTTAACTCCTACCCTGATGGAGCTCTGACTGGTTCAACCTGCCTCCAACTCTATG agctgcatGAACCCGTTCTACATGTCAGAGAATCAAACTCTCCTGAAGAGGCAGTTGTGTCCTGCTCGGCCACAGGTCGACCTGCTCCCACAGTAACACTGACTGTCCCTCACTACAACTCTACTAGTGTCACCAACACCAACGCTACAGTCACTGTCACTGCTACAGCCGTGCTGCCtcgtctccatggcaacagcacacAGGTTGGATGTGCAGTGCGAGTGCTCTCTGGTCCTCAGATAGAGGTGTTTACCATGATTCCTGAGGTCACACTGTCGTCTGCTGATG ATGTCACTTTGATCACTGTGTTGGTCGTGgtgtcctgtgtttgtgttgctgctgcagtcatcatcatcatcctgctTATAAGGAAACATCAGAAAAG TGTGTCACACAGAGACTGTGAGGAGAACAGGACAccacaaaaaacaactgaacGGACTGA GTCCAAAACACCTTTAATGAATGGAGAGAACAATGTACGGCAACGGACGTctcctgagaaaaataaagaaaatggctCCCCAAAAGAATCATCTCTGATAGCAGGGTGTCAGCGACAGCTGTTTTTACCGTAG
- the LOC125885219 gene encoding OX-2 membrane glycoprotein-like isoform X2: MVHRVVILLLCLLGFLQKGLAAVIETQQTVMAAVGEDALLNCQLMQPKDVLQVTWQKILPDKEQNVASYSEYFGKKVNPDFRDKVEFKYAGLQNSSIVIRRVTEEDEGCYHCLFNTYPDGALTGSTCLQLYELHEPVLHVRESNSPEEAVVSCSATGRPAPTVTLTVPHYNSTSVTNTNATVTVTATAVLPRLHGNSTQVGCAVRVLSGPQIEVFTMIPEVTLSSADDVTLITVLVVVSCVCVAAAVIIIILLIRKHQKSVSHRDCEENRTPQKTTERTESKTPLMNGENNVRQRTSPEKNKENGSPKESSLIAGCQRQLFLP; the protein is encoded by the exons GTCTAGCAGCTGTGATAGAGACTCAGCAGACTGTGATGGCAGCAGTGGGAGAAGACGCTCTTTTAAACTGTCAGCTGATGCAACCTAAAGATGTTCTTCAAGTCACATGGCAGAAAATTTTACCTGACAAGGAGCAGAATGTCGCATCTTACAGCGAATACTTTGGTAAGAAAGTGAATCCTGACTTTAGAGATAAAGTGGAGTTTAAATATGCTGGACTGCAGAACAGCTCCATAGTTATCAGGAGGGTGACGGAGGAAGATGAAGGATGCTATCACTGTTTGTTCAACACCTACCCTGACGGAGCTCTCACTGGTTCAACCTGCCTCCAACTCTATG agctgcatGAACCCGTTCTACATGTCAGAGAATCAAACTCTCCTGAAGAGGCAGTTGTGTCCTGCTCGGCCACAGGTCGACCTGCTCCCACAGTAACACTGACTGTCCCTCACTACAACTCTACTAGTGTCACCAACACCAACGCTACAGTCACTGTCACTGCTACAGCCGTGCTGCCtcgtctccatggcaacagcacacAGGTTGGATGTGCAGTGCGAGTGCTCTCTGGTCCTCAGATAGAGGTGTTTACCATGATTCCTGAGGTCACACTGTCGTCTGCTGATG ATGTCACTTTGATCACTGTGTTGGTCGTGgtgtcctgtgtttgtgttgctgctgcagtcatcatcatcatcctgctTATAAGGAAACATCAGAAAAG TGTGTCACACAGAGACTGTGAGGAGAACAGGACAccacaaaaaacaactgaacGGACTGA GTCCAAAACACCTTTAATGAATGGAGAGAACAATGTACGGCAACGGACGTctcctgagaaaaataaagaaaatggctCCCCAAAAGAATCATCTCTGATAGCAGGGTGTCAGCGACAGCTGTTTTTACCGTAG
- the LOC125885219 gene encoding OX-2 membrane glycoprotein-like isoform X5: protein MVHRVVILLLCLLGFPQKGLAAVIETQQTVMAAVGEDALLNCQLMQPKDVVQVTWQKILPDKEQNVATYTKYFGQRVNPGFRDKMKFKYAGLQNSSIVINNVTEEDEGCYHCLFNSYPDGALTGSTCLQLYELHEPVLHVRESNSPEEAVVSCSATGRPAPTVTLTVPHYNSTSVTNTNATVTVTATAVLPRLHGNSTQVGCAVRVLSGPQIEVFTMIPEVTLSSADDVTLITVLVVVSCVCVAAAVIIIILLIRKHQKSVSHRDCEENRTPQKTTERTESKTPLMNGENNVRQRTSPEKNKENGSPKESSLIAGCQRQLFLP from the exons GTCTAGCAGCTGTGATAGAGACTCAGCAGACTGTGATGGCAGCAGTGGGAGAAGACGCTCTTTTAAACTGTCAGCTGATGCAACCTAAAGATGTTGTTCAAGTCACATGGCAGAAAATTTTACCTGACAAGGAGCAGAATGTCGCTACTTACACCAAATACTTTGGTCAGAGAGTGAACCCTGGTTTTAGAGATAAAATGAAGTTTAAATATGCTGGACTGCAGAACAGCTCCATAGTTATTAATAATGTGACGGAGGAAGATGAAGGATGCTATCACTGTTTGTTTAACTCCTACCCTGATGGAGCTCTGACTGGTTCAACCTGCCTCCAACTCTATG agctgcatGAACCCGTTCTACATGTCAGAGAATCAAACTCTCCTGAAGAGGCAGTTGTGTCCTGCTCGGCCACAGGTCGACCTGCTCCCACAGTAACACTGACTGTCCCTCACTACAACTCTACTAGTGTCACCAACACCAACGCTACAGTCACTGTCACTGCTACAGCCGTGCTGCCtcgtctccatggcaacagcacacAGGTTGGATGTGCAGTGCGAGTGCTCTCTGGTCCTCAGATAGAGGTGTTTACCATGATTCCTGAGGTCACACTGTCGTCTGCTGATG ATGTCACTTTGATCACTGTGTTGGTCGTGgtgtcctgtgtttgtgttgctgctgcagtcatcatcatcatcctgctTATAAGGAAACATCAGAAAAG TGTGTCACACAGAGACTGTGAGGAGAACAGGACAccacaaaaaacaactgaacGGACTGA GTCCAAAACACCTTTAATGAATGGAGAGAACAATGTACGGCAACGGACGTctcctgagaaaaataaagaaaatggctCCCCAAAAGAATCATCTCTGATAGCAGGGTGTCAGCGACAGCTGTTTTTACCGTAG
- the LOC125885219 gene encoding OX-2 membrane glycoprotein-like isoform X1, translating into MVHRVVILLLCLLGFLQKGLAAVIETQQTVMAAVGEDALLNCQLMQPKDVVQVTWQKILPDKEQNVATYTKYFGQRVNPGFRDKMKFKYAGLQNSSIVINNVTEEDEGCYHCLFNSYPDGALTGSTCLQLYELHEPVLHVRESNSPEEAVVSCSATGRPAPTVTLTVPHYNSTSVTNTNATVTVTATAVLPRLHGNSTQVGCAVRVLSGPQIEVFTMIPEVTLSSADDVTLITVLVVVSCVCVAAAVIIIILLIRKHQKSVSHRDCEENRTPQKTTERTESKTPLMNGENNVRQRTSPEKNKENGSPKESSLIAGCQRQLFLP; encoded by the exons GTCTAGCAGCTGTGATAGAGACTCAGCAGACTGTGATGGCAGCAGTGGGAGAAGACGCTCTTTTAAACTGTCAGCTGATGCAACCTAAAGATGTTGTTCAAGTCACATGGCAGAAAATTTTACCTGACAAGGAGCAGAATGTCGCTACTTACACCAAATACTTTGGTCAGAGAGTGAACCCTGGTTTTAGAGATAAAATGAAGTTTAAATATGCTGGACTGCAGAACAGCTCCATAGTTATTAATAATGTGACGGAGGAAGATGAAGGATGCTATCACTGTTTGTTTAACTCCTACCCTGATGGAGCTCTGACTGGTTCAACCTGCCTCCAACTCTATG agctgcatGAACCCGTTCTACATGTCAGAGAATCAAACTCTCCTGAAGAGGCAGTTGTGTCCTGCTCGGCCACAGGTCGACCTGCTCCCACAGTAACACTGACTGTCCCTCACTACAACTCTACTAGTGTCACCAACACCAACGCTACAGTCACTGTCACTGCTACAGCCGTGCTGCCtcgtctccatggcaacagcacacAGGTTGGATGTGCAGTGCGAGTGCTCTCTGGTCCTCAGATAGAGGTGTTTACCATGATTCCTGAGGTCACACTGTCGTCTGCTGATG ATGTCACTTTGATCACTGTGTTGGTCGTGgtgtcctgtgtttgtgttgctgctgcagtcatcatcatcatcctgctTATAAGGAAACATCAGAAAAG TGTGTCACACAGAGACTGTGAGGAGAACAGGACAccacaaaaaacaactgaacGGACTGA GTCCAAAACACCTTTAATGAATGGAGAGAACAATGTACGGCAACGGACGTctcctgagaaaaataaagaaaatggctCCCCAAAAGAATCATCTCTGATAGCAGGGTGTCAGCGACAGCTGTTTTTACCGTAG
- the LOC125885219 gene encoding OX-2 membrane glycoprotein-like isoform X6, protein MVHRVVILLLCLLGFPQKGLAAVIETQQTVMAAVGEDALLNCQLMQPKDVLQVTWQKILPDKEQNVASYSEYFGKKVNPDFRDKVEFKYAGLQNSSIVIRRVTEEDEGCYHCLFNTYPDGALTGSTCLQLYELHEPVLHVRESNSPEEAVVSCSATGRPAPTVTLTVPHYNSTSVTNTNATVTVTATAVLPRLHGNSTQVGCAVRVLSGPQIEVFTMIPEVTLSSADDVTLITVLVVVSCVCVAAAVIIIILLIRKHQKSVSHRDCEENRTPQKTTERTESKTPLMNGENNVRQRTSPEKNKENGSPKESSLIAGCQRQLFLP, encoded by the exons GTCTAGCAGCTGTGATAGAGACTCAGCAGACTGTGATGGCAGCAGTGGGAGAAGACGCTCTTTTAAACTGTCAGCTGATGCAACCTAAAGATGTTCTTCAAGTCACATGGCAGAAAATTTTACCTGACAAGGAGCAGAATGTCGCATCTTACAGCGAATACTTTGGTAAGAAAGTGAATCCTGACTTTAGAGATAAAGTGGAGTTTAAATATGCTGGACTGCAGAACAGCTCCATAGTTATCAGGAGGGTGACGGAGGAAGATGAAGGATGCTATCACTGTTTGTTCAACACCTACCCTGACGGAGCTCTCACTGGTTCAACCTGCCTCCAACTCTATG agctgcatGAACCCGTTCTACATGTCAGAGAATCAAACTCTCCTGAAGAGGCAGTTGTGTCCTGCTCGGCCACAGGTCGACCTGCTCCCACAGTAACACTGACTGTCCCTCACTACAACTCTACTAGTGTCACCAACACCAACGCTACAGTCACTGTCACTGCTACAGCCGTGCTGCCtcgtctccatggcaacagcacacAGGTTGGATGTGCAGTGCGAGTGCTCTCTGGTCCTCAGATAGAGGTGTTTACCATGATTCCTGAGGTCACACTGTCGTCTGCTGATG ATGTCACTTTGATCACTGTGTTGGTCGTGgtgtcctgtgtttgtgttgctgctgcagtcatcatcatcatcctgctTATAAGGAAACATCAGAAAAG TGTGTCACACAGAGACTGTGAGGAGAACAGGACAccacaaaaaacaactgaacGGACTGA GTCCAAAACACCTTTAATGAATGGAGAGAACAATGTACGGCAACGGACGTctcctgagaaaaataaagaaaatggctCCCCAAAAGAATCATCTCTGATAGCAGGGTGTCAGCGACAGCTGTTTTTACCGTAG